The Eulemur rufifrons isolate Redbay chromosome 3, OSU_ERuf_1, whole genome shotgun sequence DNA segment AGCTGGGGTCTGAGGAGGGGCCTGGGACCGGCCAGCCACCCTGCTGCCCGCACCTGGCGCCCTCGGCTATTCCCTGCCCAGCCGGAAGTCAGGCTGCTGCTGGGGTTTGTTTGGGGGGTGGCCGCACAGAGCCGCCTGCCTTTCTTCTCTGCTATGCCCACCTAGCTCACACCACTAAACCATAATTGTCACCTGCAGGATTTAATGGCCAGCCAGCTGTGAGGGGAGCATGGTGGGGGCCTACGTCAGCCTCCTCACAGTGGGTGGGGTCTTGGGGAGTtgggtggggtgtggtggtggAAGGACTGCTGGCGTCCTCCTTCTAGCATGGGCATTGCTTCCATGGGCCGTGCAGAGCTGGGGGGCAAGGGAGAGGTGCCTCTGTCCAGTTAGTGTGTAGAGGCAGGGGAGTGGGATGACCCTGGTATGCAGTGGGCCCACAGCCCTTACTGGGGGCCTGGGTGGGTACTTCGGGTGCACTTAGATGTCTACTTCCTGGGGCTCTGTGGACAAAGGCTATGGTGTCGCCTGCCCACAGCCGAATGGCCTAGGCCAGCTGTTCCCTTCTTGCCCCTGGCTGCCTGGCAGGCCTGTAGGCGGGGTAAGGTGGCTCTGCTGCTGCCCACCCATCCCCTGctgtcggggtgggggggggtttgtccttccctgccctcccccagcctcaccccAAAGCCCCCACAGGAGCTCTGGGTGGGCAAGCCCAGCCTGTCTCCTCACACTGCCTCCCTCCACAAGGGACGGCCCCAAGTCCTGGCGGGTGGGGGGTCTTCCCAGAGAACTGGGGCACCCTGGCCACTGGGGTGGGAGTGTAGGCTCAGGGTAGGGTGAATTCCCAACCTTCCAAGAGGTCAATCTGCCTCCATATTTGGaagataatgttttgtttttaattatacaaaatttCCAGACTTTATATTATCATATAAAAGACACAAGATGCCAACACATAGCGACCGGAAGAAAACCCAGGCAGGAAGCCAGCATGGAAAGTTCCAGTGGGTCCGGGCAGGTGCTGGGGCCACCTCAGAGTCCTGCTGCCGCCTGTCCGTCCATGGGCCCTGCTCACAGCCTGGCAGGGCTGGCCTGGCGGGCACGCTCATGGAAGGCCTTGCCTGAGTCAGGTCCGAGGTGGGGGCTCTCTGTGGCTCACCCAGGGGCATCCACCTCCCCCAGCAGCATGTGCCTCCTGGTAGCTGTGGGCCCACTCCTAACTTCGAATCGCCGTCTTTCTGTCGCGGTCCTTGCTCTGCAGAGGGGAGGGAGTAGTGTGAGGGCCGAGACCCAGAGACCTGGTGCCACCCCCAGCTGCTTGGGCCTTTGCATTCCCCACCGGGTGCTGTCCCTAGTGGCCGGTACAGAGGCACCCCCTTCCCAACTCGCCCCAGCTTCCCCTGTACATTTTGGGGAGGGGAGCACACTGCTGCACAGCAGaaattgtaaaattaaatttCCCAGATGTTCAGGCCCCAGGAGCTCGCGCGTGCTGTCTGGAGAGGAAATGGGGATTGGGAAAAGCCCTGCCGTATTTTCTCCCTGCTCACCCTGCTTTTCCGGTGCCACCAAGCACAGCAGGGGCTGTAAATCACAGCTGGCCAGCATCTCCTGCGGTGTGGCCTTTGCCCCCCAGCCTGTGCCTTCGTGCCCACGcctcaggcagccccacaggccctggggcagagcagGTGCCCAGCCAGCCTTAGGCGAGTGGTGGGCTGCAGGGGCTGTAAGGGTAACACGGACCCCAGAGGTGCCTCCTTTCCTGCCTTGCTGCCCCCCAGTCCCCTTCCCATGGTAGGGGGGAGGTGGGGTTCAACCAATATCCCACTTCCTGAACTCGTTTCACTTCACACTCAACCTGCTGAAAAGCGAAGCCTGAAGCAACCCTGGTCCAATTCTCCAGCTTCTCCCAGGTTAGCGTCTGCCCTGCCTTCCCCTAGACCCCCTTTTAGCCCCTACCCCTTGCCCCGCATTTGGGGGTGCCTCTGGACCCTGGAGGGAGGGCCCTGGAGGAGGCCTAGCCCTCCTGGCCACAGCCTGTATGCACTCCTCCCTGCCTCGGCCAGGCTTGGGTTGCAGGTGTCCCTGGTTGCCCTGGCAGATCCTGCCCGCGGCCGTGCTCACCAACTTTCTCTGGTTGCTGAGGCAGAAGGTGCAGATCTGTTTGGGCTGGGCGTTCTCGCCGTCGCgtgccggggctggggccgggggcggtggcggcggcgggggGCTGCCTGTGCGTGCCCCATGGAAGAAGGCGGGCCCTGAGTGGCACGGCTGCCCGTCGCCGCAAGCCTCGCCCACCAGCAGCACGTTGCCCAGGTGCGAGATGTAGCTGGAGGCCAGGCGCAGCGTCTCGATCTTGGAGAGCTTGCGGTCAGCCGGCTCGGTGGGGATGAGTGTGCGCAACGCCGTGAAGGCCGTGTTCACGCTGTTGGTGCGGTCCCGCTCACGCGCGTTTGCCGTGTGCCGCTGCCGGGGCTCACGGCCCGGCCGGCCCCCCAACCCTggcccgccgcccccggcccgccgGCCCCCAGCCCTCCGCCGGGCGCCCTGGAGGCCGCAGCGCGCGGCGTGCACGCGGCAGGGTTTCTCGTCGGAGCCAGAGCTCTCGCTGCCGCGGTCCTCATCCTCCGACAGCGGGCTCACCTCGGGGTACAGGTAGCGGCCCGGCGGCGCCGAGCGCAGCATGGCGAAGGACATGGACCGGCGGGGGCGCGGTGTCAGCTCCGCCGCGCGCCACTCATGCCGCCTCCTGCGGCCGCCGCGGGCCTCGCGGGCCGCCCGGGGCCGGGGCGAGGCGCGGGGTCTAGGTTGCGCCCCGCGGTGGCGGCTGCCGGGCGCCGCGCGCACATGTGCGTCCGGGCTGGAGCGGGGCCCCGGGCTGCGCCTTTATAGAgcagcccggccccgcccctgcgccgccccgccccctcccgccggAGGCTCCGTGGAGCCCCGGGGCCTCAGCCTTCCCGGGCTTCTGCCTCCCTGGGCCCCTGCCTGCTCCCTCTCCCCCtacccttctcccttctctgagtACCTGTGCCTCCCCCTGGTCCCTGCCTCCTCGGTCTGTCTTCCTGGGCCCTCTGTCTCCCCACTCTGCACTCCCCCTATCCCTCTGTCCCTTCCAccccctctgccttccccagccATGCTCAGGAGCAGGTCCTTGGAGCATCTCTTCATCTTGGGGGATGCAGAGGAAGTGGGAGCTCCCTTCTGTACGGCAAGTCAAGCCCCCAAGACTACAGTGGCTGCCACTGGTTCTCAGCAAGTGGGAAGGGGCTCCAGCAGGACCCACAGCCCTGCTTTTTTCTCTGGCATACATAAGCACATTAACCCAGCTGCTCTGGCCCGGGAGCCTGACCGCGCCCTGTCTGTCTCGCCCTCCGGTGTGCACTTGGGTCTGTCTGCCAGGCTGTGTGCCCCGGCCCCAGTGCTAGTGTGAGCCAGCCCCGCCCGTCTGTCCTGCACCTGCCCCTCCAGGCCTGGCACAAGCTGTGCTTTCTGCTAGATCCTCCATCACTCTTCTCAGCTCACTCTTGTTCTGTGGCTTCAGAGAAACTGCCCCCATAGCCCCATTGCCTGCTGTGTGCATCCTGTGGGCCTCCTCGACCATGCCTGGGGACCAGGCATGCTTGGATAAGACCTAgttcctcccccctcccagagTGCCCAGGTCCCTCAGGAAACAGACACACACTCCTGTCCATCCAATTTGGGGGTGCCCATGTTGTCTTGGGGTGCTGGAGGCCCCGCTTCCCCATGGAGAGGAAAAGGACATTCTCAGCAGTGGGCAGGGCACTGGGGGAGCCTGAGGGTGGACCTGCTGGGAGGGGCATGAGTGAGCAGGTACAGAGGGGCAGAGCCTAAGGGGTCCTGTCCCACTGGCAGTGGGGAGCTCCCATCTGTGCTCATCCTGTCTGCCCTCCCCCCGTGGCTACTGTTGCAGGAAGCGGCGCCTGGGCAGCAGTCCCCAGGCTGGAAGGAGTGAGGGTGGTGGCTGGCAGGGGCTGCAACCAGGAATGTGTGTCCAGGAATGTGGCCGCTCTGCCTGCCctagggaggggcaggggaagggggtcCTTGGCCAGCCACAGGGCAGAGTGCAGTGACTTCTGCCTCCCATGGGGTGGGTCAGATGGGGtcttcccctcacccctgcccacctctgccttAGGCCCCTGCCAGGGGAGGGAGCCCGGTGGGCGATGAGGTCATCGCTGTCTGTGGCTGCCCAGAGCCCTGGCCAAGGAAtccaatggggggggggggctggggttGGCACCGCTTCAGTGGAAAATGTGAAGGTGCAGCTCGGGCGCCTCCaagggtgggggggggcagtgcCGGCCGCCGTGCCACGTCAGACCCCAGGGCCAGGGAAAGGGCATGTGTGGGGGTCGCTTGGCCTCGGGGTGATCGAGGCTAGTGCCTACACTCCGCCTGTCCCCTCATCTGCACCTCCTGGGTGGCCTGGAGGGATGTGCATGGTGGGGCTGAGTGCTGATGTGGTGGCCGTGGCTGTAGGACATCCGGAACACGGTGGGCAATGTGCCCCTGGAGTGGTATGAGGACTTCCCCCACGTGGGCTACGACCTGGACGGCAGGCGCATCTACAAGCCCCTGCGGACCCGGGATGAGCTGGACCAATTTCTGGACAAGATGGATGACCCTGACTACTGGTGAGGGGCTGCGGGCAGGGCCTGCagtgggtggggctgtggggctggAGCCAGGCTCTGACTGACTTACTGGCCCCCAGGCGTACTGTGCAGGACCGGATGACTGGGCGTGACCTGAGGCTGACTGACCAGCAGGTGGCCCTGGTGCGGAGGCTGCAGAGGGGCCAGTTTGGGGACGAGAGCTTTGATCCATATGAGGTAGGCAGCAATCTTGGCTCTGGGGGTCTTGAGATCCAAGTAGGGTCCTGGCCCACATTCCTGTGTCTGCCCTCCCAGCCAGCTGTGGACTTCTTCAGTGGGGACATCATGATTCACCCGGTGACCAACCGCCCAGCCGACAAGCGCAGCTTCATCCCATCCCTAGTGGAGAAGGAGAAGGTGGGAGCATCCCTGCCCCCCAGGGTACGGGCCCTGTGCTGCCAACCCTGACTCAGGCCATCTGTGCAGGTCTCTCGCATGGTGCATGCCATCAAGATGGGCTGGATTCAGCCCCGCCGGCCCCGAGACCCTACCCCCAGCTTCTATGACCTGTGGGCCCAGGAGGACCCCCACGCTGTGCTGGGGCGCCACAAGATGCACGTACCTGCCCCTAAGCTGGCCCTGCCTGGCCATGCCGAGTCCTACAATCCACCTCCCGAATTCCTGCTCAGCGAGAAGGAGGTGGGCTTGCACCGGGCGGGGGTCTGGCCCCTGGCCCGGTGCTCCTGGCTCACCCCTCTTTCCATAGCGCTCGGCGTGGGAGCAGGAGGAGCCAGGTGAGAGGAAGCCCAGCTTCCTGCCACAACGGTTCCCGAGCCTGCGGGCCGTGCCTGCATATAGCCGCTTCATCCAGGAGCGCTTTGAGCGTTGCCTTGATCTGTACCTGTGCCCACGACAGCGCAAGATGAGGGTGTGTGGGGGTGGCTCGccaggggagggggggagggggggagggggggaggggggggtggggtgggtgggatgggggaagggcaggggtgaACAGGTGCTCTCCTGCCTTAGGTGAACGTGGACCCCGAAGATCTCATCCCCAGACTGCCGCGGCCGCGGGACCTGCAGCCCTTCCCCACGTGCCAAGCCCTGGTAAGTGGGGCGTGGGGGGCACATATCCTTGGACATCCGTCTCCTCACTGCCGCCGCCTCTGCAGGTCTACAGGGGCCACAGTGACCTCGTCCGCTGCCTGAGCGTCTCCCCAGGGGGCCAGTGGTTGGCTTCAGGTGGGCCTGAGGTGGGTAgccctgggttgggggccagTAGGGGGAGCAGGTCCCCAGAGCCTTCTCTGCTGTGTCCAGGCTCAGATGACGGCTCCTTGCGGCTATGGGAGGTGGTCACTGCCCGCTGTGTGAGGATTATGCCTGTGGGGGGCGTGGTGAGGAGTGTCGCCTGGAACCCCAACCCCACCGTCTGCCTGGTGGCCGCAGCTGTGTAAGTGTGGGGCTAGGGGCCTCGGGTGTGGGGGATGTGGGGTGGTGCATGTGCTGAGGGCTGCGTCTGGCCCTGGCCCGCAGGGAGGATGCAGTGCTGCTGCTGAATCCTGCCCTGGGGGACCGGCTGGTGGTGGGCAGCACGGACCAGCTGCTGAGTGCCTTCGAGCTGCCCCAGGAGCCCACCCTGCAGCCCACCCGCTGGCTGGAGGCCTCAGAGGAGGAGCGCCAGGGCGGCCTGCGGCTGCGCATCTGCCATGGCAAGGTGCGTGAGGGGGCTGGGGGATGTGTAGGGGCTGGCCTGGATCAGCCAACCAGCCAGCCGTGTTCTCCTGCAGCCAGTAATGCAGGTGACCTGGCACGGGCGTGGGGACTACTTCGCTGCAGTGCTGGCCACCCCAGGCCACACCCAGGTGCTGATCCACCAGCTGAGCCGGCGCCGCAGCCAGACCCCGTTCCGCCGCAGCCACGGACAGGTGCAGCGTGTAGCTTTTCACCCTTCCCGGCCCTTCCTGCTTGTGGCCTCCCAGCGCAGTGTCCGCCTTTACCACCTGCTGCGCCAGGAGCTCACCAAGAAGCTGATGCCCAACTGCAAGTGGGTGTCCAGCCTGGCCGTGCATCCTGCAGGTGAGCCTGTGTGGGACATACACCCTGCGGGTGAGCGTGTGGGGACACCCTGCTCACTGCCTCTGGCCACCTAGGTGACAACATCATCTGTGGGAGCTATGACAGCAAGCTGGTATGGTTCGATCTGGATCTCTCTACCAAGCCGTATAAGGTGCTGAGGTAAGGTGAGGTGGGCTGTGGATGTGGCCAGTTgggtccctccctccagcccgACCCTGCCTCCAATCCGGCCTCCCTGCAGACACCACAAGAAGGCCTTGCGGGCTGTGGCCTTCCACCCCCAGTACCCACTCTTTGCATCTGGCTCAGACGACGGCAGTGTCATTGTCTGCCACGGCATGGTGTACAAGTGAGTGCTGACCTGCCTAACCCCTCCCTAGGACAGCTGTGTCCGCCTGTGTCCTGAGCCCTCCTCTTCCCCACAGCGACCTGCTGCAGAACCCGCTGCTGGTGCCTGTCAAGGTGCTGAAGGGGCACGCACTGACCCGAGACCTGGGCGTGCTGGATGTTGCCTTCCACCCCTCTCAGCCATGGATCTTCTCCTCAGGGGCTGACGGGACCATCCGTCTCTTCAGCTAGTGGCCTGCCCTGCCTCTTGGTGGCCGCAGCTGAGGCATGTGGGTCTGGGGGGCTGGGTGTACTTAGGATCTTCAATAGAGGCTTTGCTGCCTGTGGCCTGGTGCTCCTGCCTCCTTGAATTGGGGTTCCTGCTTGGCCTTCACCTCGCTCAATTTTCCAAAGTTGAGGTGGGAGGGAACACACCCAGGCAAGGGCACCCTCCTGGCCAGTCCCCAAAGGAAACGCCACATCATTGTACCCATCACTCGCTGAGGTGCGGGTGGCTTTATTGGGAAATAGGTGGGGTCACATGGGTGCCTGGCCTGCAGCGCTTCTCTCACTGAGGGCTCAGGTTTGATCCCTGGCAGTGCCAGGCCTGTCCCACCCTGCTTCTAGGCAGGGGGTCCCCGGGAGGCCCCATCTGAGCAGGTTCAGGTGGTGCAGGCCCACCCGGGGGGGATTGCTTGTGGGGGGCGCGCTGGCTAGAGCTTCACGCGAACTTCACCAGGCGGCCCAGGGCCTCGGCAGCCTTTGCTCGCACCACAGGGGCTGGGTCTTTCAGCAGCAGCTGgagagctgggggcagagggtgtGACTGCCAGGGGGGCGCTGGGAGCTCCCGagcccgccccccaacactgtgcCTGGGGGGCCATGACCTCGGCACACCCCCAGCTGCTTGTGGGCCACCCTCTCCTAACAGACAGGCCTCTGCTGAGAGGGCTCAGGAGCCGACGGAaagatagtttttccttttttagtgttttttaagCTCTTTTGGAACAGTTAAGAAGTTTCCGTGAATTACTAGAGACGATGAGGTCACCAGTGACAGGGAAAGAAATCCAGGAAAATCACTTAGTCCCTGCGGGTGCCCACAGGGTCAGCAGGGCCCCAGCGAGTTGGGGGCCCTTGGCGGGGGGGGGGACAGGGGGCTCACCCATAAGGAGCTGCTCCAGGTCCACCTGGGGCTGATGTCTGAGCTCCGAGTGCAGCACCAGGAACCCTGTGGGAtgggggtagggtgagggttaggagggtgggatgggggggttggggttgggaacAGTGCTTACCCGTGAACATGGGGGCGGCAGCACGGATGTCCTCCCAGCTGCTCTTGAAGTAGAACAGGTTGGTGCTGACCAGGCGACCCAGCAGGTCTGGGAAGTGCCGCATCTATGGGCAGCTTAGGTCAGCCCAGCCCTTGCTGGTCCCCtgccccctgtcccctgccccccccaccctgccctcaccAGGTGCTTGCAGGTGGTATTGAGGAACTCGCCAAAGTGCAGGCCCCGCCCTTCCTGCAGGTGCTTCTGGAAGGTGGCTGACAGCTCCTCACACTCCAGGTTGGGGCCACACATGCGCAGGGCAAACCTGCAGGCCTGCAGGGCACAGAGCTGAGGCCCAGCCCATGGAGGctgcccacccccatccccaccagcTACTCACACTGGCCACAGGGGCCTGAGGGTCCTGCAGGTGCAGCAGCAGGGGTGCCAGCCCGCTGACGACCTGCTCCAGGAAGACGTCTTCACAGTCTCCGTGGCAGGCCTCGTTCAGGTGCCCAAAAAGGCGAATGGACGCCGTCCGGACCTCCATTTTCTCCTAGGGGGCAGGTATCACCTTACAGACTGTAACCCACTCCACCTGCCTCATGTCATAGATGGTGACACTCGGGCCAGGAGGGGCCAGGGACCTGGCAGTGGTGACAGAAAGGCTGGCAAGACAAACTCCTCAGGGTGGGGGTTGTCAGGCATTGGCACTCGGGTCTGCTCTGAGAGGGCCTGGCAGCAGTAGGGAATTGGCCAGGGGCGGCCTGGGGGCTGTGACAGCCCTGAGGCTGGCACGGGGTCTGGCCGGAGTCCCTCACCAGGGGTGCAGAGTGTTGGGGCTTTTGTGTCCCTGACCCCAGCCCAGCCTACACTGTCAAAGAAGGGCCGGACACGGATGGCAACGTGCAGCAGCACCGAGTGCAGGTCCCAAGGTTCCACCAGGGGCAGCAGCTGTGAGAGGCCCACCATGGCTTCTAGGGCCACGAGGCCGTGTGGGTCATCCCCGTCGTCCAGCCCACTGATCATGGCTGTCAGGAGCTGGGGGCCATGGGCCCGCACCTGGGGAGGCCACATTCAGCCCGGGCTCCCAAGg contains these protein-coding regions:
- the BOP1 gene encoding ribosome biogenesis protein BOP1 → MAGVRGFGSLEATAGRGMKRRPEPEQEPEPQLEEPSLCSSAPSPGDSTDSGLSDSEESVFSGLEDSGSDSNEDDDHEDIEGHGGSEKTTGDQAQAGPPYPRTEVVRAQSGDEYAEDSSDEEDIRNTVGNVPLEWYEDFPHVGYDLDGRRIYKPLRTRDELDQFLDKMDDPDYWRTVQDRMTGRDLRLTDQQVALVRRLQRGQFGDESFDPYEPAVDFFSGDIMIHPVTNRPADKRSFIPSLVEKEKVSRMVHAIKMGWIQPRRPRDPTPSFYDLWAQEDPHAVLGRHKMHVPAPKLALPGHAESYNPPPEFLLSEKERSAWEQEEPGERKPSFLPQRFPSLRAVPAYSRFIQERFERCLDLYLCPRQRKMRVNVDPEDLIPRLPRPRDLQPFPTCQALVYRGHSDLVRCLSVSPGGQWLASGSDDGSLRLWEVVTARCVRIMPVGGVVRSVAWNPNPTVCLVAAAVEDAVLLLNPALGDRLVVGSTDQLLSAFELPQEPTLQPTRWLEASEEERQGGLRLRICHGKPVMQVTWHGRGDYFAAVLATPGHTQVLIHQLSRRRSQTPFRRSHGQVQRVAFHPSRPFLLVASQRSVRLYHLLRQELTKKLMPNCKWVSSLAVHPAGDNIICGSYDSKLVWFDLDLSTKPYKVLRHHKKALRAVAFHPQYPLFASGSDDGSVIVCHGMVYNDLLQNPLLVPVKVLKGHALTRDLGVLDVAFHPSQPWIFSSGADGTIRLFS
- the SCX gene encoding basic helix-loop-helix transcription factor scleraxis codes for the protein MSFAMLRSAPPGRYLYPEVSPLSEDEDRGSESSGSDEKPCRVHAARCGLQGARRRAGGRRAGGGGPGLGGRPGREPRQRHTANARERDRTNSVNTAFTALRTLIPTEPADRKLSKIETLRLASSYISHLGNVLLVGEACGDGQPCHSGPAFFHGARTGSPPPPPPPPAPAPARDGENAQPKQICTFCLSNQRKLSKDRDRKTAIRS